A single genomic interval of Paralichthys olivaceus isolate ysfri-2021 chromosome 7, ASM2471397v2, whole genome shotgun sequence harbors:
- the uri1 gene encoding unconventional prefoldin RPB5 interactor 1 — MAEEGKVSVDDLGGVVRLREEHEKVVKDCESRIQHWRKVSSDYEALNDRLKTLPDQLSYDIMVPFGPLAFMPGKLVHTNELTVLLGDNWFAKCSAKQAQKIVDHRTKHVKSELDDLTKTIKNFEARVGFAKDLENISASKQGYADIREEVRHDTAVTKGRQRIAHKPNSKPKLETILDLKEEDEENQGESRDEGSRKGIVSEEELWARLDELEKLEELEDEQDRLSDNADMNGEDTSSSSSEEEKEGDAASPLNGLSLKPSWTSVPQSKAPPHVERKQEEDDEEEEGNCLPTIFFSHTVEPKKVRINTGKNTTLKFSERKEQKEHSKRKKKNGHNNGLSHHELHKITTPADIYRLFVDVKNGEPIPRKSILKSRSRENSVCSDTSESSAADFEERRMIGRSFSHDEATHSDTSDGITEEDSPTAAPLHPPNRFEAFSGTVVEKDPMPSAVPHLTIAPPALPTILERRQEEVAPDVAPPQQAPKKVSKFKAARLQQT; from the exons ATGGCGGAGGAAGGTAAAGTGAGTGTGGATGATCTCGGTGGAGTTGTCAGGCTCCGGGAGGAACACGAGAAG GTGGTGAAAGACTGTGAAAGTCGGATTCAACACTG GAGGAAGGTCTCCAGTGACTACGAGGCTCTGAATGACCGTCTTAAAACTCTTCCAGATCAACTGTCGTACGACATCATG GTGCCGTTCGGCCCTCTGGCCTTCATGCCCGGGAAGCTGGTGCACACCAACGAGCTCACGGTGTTGCTCGGCGACAACTGGTTCGCCAAGTGCTCGGCTAAGCAGGCTCAGAAAATCGTCGACCACAGAACGAAAC ACGTGAAGAGTGAACTTGACGATCTaaccaagacaataaaaaaCTTTGAAGCAAGAGTTGGCTTCGCGAAGGATTTGGAAAACATCTCAGCC AGTAAACAGGGCTATGCTGACATCAGAGAAGAGGTCAGACACGATACTGCAGTCACCAAag GAAGGCAAAGAATAGCTCACAAGCCAAATTCTAAGCCCAAGCTGGAAACCATACTGGATctgaaagaggaggatgaggagaatcaaggagagagcagagatgaagggagcagaaAAGGCATTGTGAGTGAGGAGGAGTTGTGGGCCAGACTGGATGAACTcgagaagctggaggagctggaggatgagCAGGACAG attATCTGATAATGCTGATATGAACGGAGAGGACACgtcatcctcttcctcagaggaggagaaggaaggagatgcTGCTTCTCCTCTAAACGGATTGAGTCTGAAGCCAAGCTGGACGTCCGTGCCTCAAAGTAAAGCTCCGCCACACGTGGAGCGGAAACAGGAGGAAGacgatgaggaagaggaaggcaACTGTTTGCCCaccatctttttctctcacacagtcGAACCCAAGAAG GTGAGgataaacacaggaaaaaacacCACACTGAAGTTCAGTGAGAGGAAAGAGCAGAAGGAACActcaaagaggaaaaagaaaaatggacaCAATAATGGACTCTCTCATCATGAGCTTCACAAAATCACCACACCAGCAGACATTTAcag GTTGTTTGTGGATGTGAAGAACGGGGAACCCATCCCCAGGAAGTCCATCCTGAAGTCCCGGAGCCGGGAGAACAGCGTGTGCAGTGACACAAGCGAGAGCAGCGCGGCTGACTTTGAAGAGCGTCGGATGATCGGACGCAGCTTCAGCCACGACGAGGCGACGCACAGCGACACCAGTGACGGTATTACAGAGGAAGACAGTCCGACGGCGGCGCCACTACACCCCCCCAACAGATTTGAG gCCTTTTCAGGTACGGTTGTAGAAAAGGACCCGATGCCGTCAGCCGTGCCCCACCTGACCATCGCTCCACCGGCTCTGCCGACCATactggagaggagacaggaggaggtggCGCCGGACGTGGCCCCGCCCCAGCAGGCACCGAAAAAGGTGTCCAAGTTTAAGGCCGCCAGGCTGCAGCAGACGTGA
- the LOC109641911 gene encoding protein C19orf12 homolog: MGHRVDDVMRLCCELSANQQIQTTVRGSGKGAAAAGGLAFAGGLVGGPLGIAVGGAVGGLLGCWLTSGQFKPLPQILMELSPQQQQKLYDDLMVVLGDIQWTDVVQLSALVMGNAALKQQLTAALLGYVTKELQAEVHYMD; the protein is encoded by the exons ATGGGTCATCGAGTCGATGATGTCATGAGGCTGTGTTGTGAGTTATCTGCCAACCAGCAGATCCAGACCACGGTGAGGGGCTCGGGGAAGGGGGCGGCAGCAGCCGGAGGACTGGCCTTCGCCGGGGGGCTGGTCGGGGGTCCTCTGGGTATTGCAGTGG gcgGTGCCGTCGGAGGCCTCCTGGGCTGCTGGCTGACCAGTGGACAGTTCAAACCGCTGCCTCAGATCCTCATGGAGCTCagtcctcagcagcagcagaagctttACGATGACCTCATGGTCGTCCTGGGAGACATTCAGTGGACAGATGTGGTCCAGCTCTCCGCTCTGGTGATGGGCAATGCAgccctgaagcagcagctgacagcCGCCCTGCTGGGATACGTTACCAAGGAGCTCCAGGCTGAGGTGCACTACATGGATTAG
- the LOC109641918 gene encoding cytochrome b-c1 complex subunit Rieske, mitochondrial-like, with translation MMSVAARSGALSPYLQAARHSAKCLVFPGAKEPLPAAAPAGIRLAHTDIKIPDFGDYRRSEVTDPKKSSQDSSEERRVFSYLVTGASTVVGVYAAKTVVSQFVSSMSASADVLALSKIEIKLSDIPEGKNMTFKWRGKPLFVRHRTEKEIATEAAVNLAELRDPEHDKDRVSNPSWVIVLGVCTHLGCVPIANAGDFGGYYCPCHGSHYDASGRIRKGPAPLNLEVPYYEFPDEDTVIVG, from the exons ATGATGTCTGTAGCCGCTCGGTCCGGGGCTCTGTCCCCTTATCTGCAGGCAGCGAGACACTCCGCTAAATGTCTGGTTTTCCCCGGAGCGAAGGAGCCGCTGCCCGCTGCGG CTCCTGCAGGAATCCGCCTCGCTCACACAGATATCAAGATTCCTGACTTTGGAGACTACCGTCGCTCCGAGGTCACAGATCCCAAAAAGTCATCGCAGGACAGCAGTGAGGAAAGAAGGGTGTTCTCCTACCTTGTCACTGGAGCATCCACCGTGGTGGGCGTCTATGCAGCCAAGACAGTGGTCTCCCAGTTTGTGTCGTCCATGAGTGCATCCGCTGATGTCCTGGCCTTATCCAAAATTGAGATCAAGCTGTCTGACATCCCCGAAGGCAAAAACATGACCTTCAAATGGAGAGGAAAGCCCCTGTTTGTCCGTCACCGCACAGAGAAGGAAATAGCCACAGAGGCAGCTGTGAACCTAGCGGAGCTGCGAGACCCCGAGCACGACAAGGATAGAGTGAGTAACCCCAGCTGGGTCATCGTCCTTGGCGTGTGCACCCATCTGGGTTGCGTGCCCATCGCCAACGCCGGAGACTTCGGAGGCTACTATTGTCCCTGCCATGGCTCCCACTATGATGCTTCAGGAAGAATAAGGAAGGGACCTGCTCCTCTGAACCTGGAGGTTCCCTACTACGAGTTCCCTGATGAAGACACAGTTATTGTTGGATAA
- the rxylt1 gene encoding ribitol-5-phosphate xylosyltransferase 1 has product MKIPKRKLFLLIIFAYVAFSLYAAYNVFFSTKVISRVHRVVKKEAGAPSGVVRDGGAAAPFRAEDWNPWEDEQVEYNSALNKKRDAFQQHLGRIDRSKPQRYKVQVWGKAAIGLYLWEHILEGPLNPTDKIAQWREGELQSGKIDFSFYTGPAVVQGHVPLDMNSLVLVLNGREQQKVSYSTRWLEHVQTLVQSHTVLHVAVVLLGNEHCNNAWIGPYLKRNGGFVDLLFVVYDSPWVNDKDVFQWPLGVATYRQFPMIRPNPQLITSNRPYLCNFLGTVYKNSSRETLMQVLNHSGLDKECITTAREKWLPQETADSLRRYQTALAQSELTLCPVGINTECYRIYEACSYGSVPVVEDVLTPGTCAAGPSSPLRLLKAAGAPFIFISDWKELPAILERERAMSQEQRVDRRRRLLEWYGGFRLQMKERFTEVLEETFFKSV; this is encoded by the exons atgaaaataccaaaaagaaaacttttccTCCTCATTATTTTCGCTTATGTGGCATTTTCACTGTATGCGGCGTATAATGTCTTCTTCAGCACCAAAGTAATATCCCGCGTTCACCGGGTGGTGAAGAAAGAGGCTGGAGCACCTTCCG GTGTCGTCAGAGATGGCGGTGCGGCTGCTCCGTTTCGTGCAGAAGACTGGAATCCGTGGGAGGACGAACAGGTGGAGTATAACTCTGCCCTGAACAAAAAGAGAGACGCCTTCCAGCAGCATCTGGGCCGAATCGACAGGAGCAAACCCCAGAGATACAAGGTCCAAGTCTGGGGTAAAGCTGCCATAG gACTTTACCTTTGGGAACATATTTTAGAGGGACCCCTCAACCCTACTGACAAGATAGCGCaatggagagagggggagctGCAGTCAGGAAAAATTGATTTCAG TTTCTACACAGGTCCTGCTGTGGTCCAGGGCCATGTCCCCCTGGATATGAACAGCCTGGTGCTGGTTCTGAACGGTCGTGAACAGCAGAAGGTCTCTTACTCCACACGGTGGCTGGAGCACGTTCAGACTCTGGTTCAGTCTCACACCGTCCTACACGTGGCTGTGGTCCTGTTGGGCAATGAGCACTGCAACAACGCCTGGATCGGCCCCTACTTAAAGAGAAACGGTGGCTTTGTGGACCTGCTGTTTGTGGTGTATGACAGCCCCTGGGTCAACGACAAAGATGTCTTCCAGTGGCCTCTCGGTGTAGCTAC ATACAGGCAGTTCCCTATGATCAGGCCTAATCCCCAGTTGATTACCTCCAACAGACCATACCTCTGCAATTTCCTCGGAACTGTGTACAAAAATTCCTCCAGGGAAACACTCATGCAGGTGCTGAATCACTCGGGCCTGGATAAGGAATGCATCACCACTGCCAGAGAGAA GTGGCTCCCTCAGGAAACAGCAGACAGTCTGAGACGCTATCAGACAGCTCTGGCCCAGAGTGAGCTCACTCTCTGCCCAGTCGGCATCAACACAGAGTGCTACCGCATCTATGAAGCATGCTCTTATGGCTCAGTGCCCGTGGTGGAAGACGTGCTGACTCCTGGCACCTGCGCCGCTGGGCCCAGCTCCCCGCTGCGTCTCCTCAAAGCCGCGGGAGCccccttcatcttcatcagtgactggaaagaactGCCGGCCATCTTGGAAAGGGAGCGAGCGATGAGTCAGGAGCAGAGGgtggacaggaggaggaggctgctggaGTGGTACGGCGGTTTCCGTCTGCAGATGAAAGAGCGGTTCACCGAGGTCCTCGAGGAGACCTTCTTCAAAAGCGTTTGA